One window of the Peromyscus maniculatus bairdii isolate BWxNUB_F1_BW_parent chromosome 18, HU_Pman_BW_mat_3.1, whole genome shotgun sequence genome contains the following:
- the Bbs10 gene encoding BBSome complex assembly protein BBS10: MAQSPGSVTAALRVAEALETIASRCVGPEGGQVLCTKATGEVLLSRDGGRLLEALHLEHPLARMIVACVSSHLKKTGDGAKTFIIFLCHLLRGLHATRGKEKDSSFTSANIQTHERHWRNCCQWKSISQALLTFQTQILDCIVDQYLSRHYLSVFSSSAKGRTLCRHSLESLLEAYFCGRVGRNNGRFISQLMCDYVFKCMACKWGIEVFELVDNFFVELNIAVTGLPVSDSRIVDGLVLHRDFSVYCPADGDIRVVLVTEILQPLFSSSGSEFILNSEAQFQASQCWIMERTKAVMRHMHSQNIKLLLSSVKQPDLVIYCARLNSISVVECLSSEEVSLVQRITGLLPCDLSQVTSQCEISDTTLVKFCKPLILRSKRYVHLGLVSTCAFVPHCMILCGPVLGLVQQHESAFHGAFKMLRQLFSDLDLNYIQTKDQSGPSPLTYSNGRESNGKYQDTRVQSQNKLENTQTYLKVYSNLAASDTELKTHMPWAAHKETPVDTSQTDEILKCLSPEKNWVIDDSELLIENNSTGDPTAEDTRTETSPENVQVTNNPGKGYTLPVIYKSLDTCTSQGYCSSTIPAGCVLPVGGNFEILLHYYLLNYARQCRQSDEALVSMLIANALLGLPKILYKSKKGKDSFPHLYVRSLHALQTSQPMVSGQSGLEPVAGKYQLLTSVLQCLMKILTIDLIINIKRQPQKIGDQDSEDEL; the protein is encoded by the exons ATGGCCCAGTCCCCGGGGTCCGTGACCGCGGCGCTGCGTGTGGCCGAGGCGCTGGAAACCATCGCCAGCCGCTGCGTGGGGCCCGAGGGCGGGCAAGTGTTGTGTACGAAGGCCACCGGCGAGGTGCTGCTCAGCCGGGACGGAGGCCGCCTCCTGGAGGCGCTGCACTTAGAGCATCCCTTAGCCAG GATGATAGTGGCGTGTGTTTCCAGTCACCTTAAAAAAACAGGAGATGGTGCTAAAacgtttattatttttctttgccaTTTACTCAGAGGACTTCATGCaaccagaggaaaagaaaaagattcatcATTCACTTCTGCAAATATTCAGACCCATGAAAGGCACTGGAGAAACTGTTGTCAGTGGAAATCTATTTCTCAGGCTCTCTTGACGTTTCAGACCCAAATACTAGATTGTATTGTGGACCAGTACCTAAGCAGGCACtatttgtctgtcttttcttcctctgctAAAGGAAGAACACTGTGTAGGCACTCTCTAGAGTCACTCCTGGAGGCATACTTTTGTGGAAGAGTGGGAAGAAACAATGGCAGATTTATTTCACAGTTGATGTGTGACTACGTTTTCAAGTGTATGGCTTGTAAATGGGGGATTGAAGTATTTGAGCTGGTGGACAACTTTTTTGTGGAGTTgaatattgctgtgacaggcctccCTGTTTCAGATTCTAGAATTGTGGATGGCCTTGTGCTGCACCGAGACTTTTCTGTGTATTGCCCAGCAGATGGTGATATAAGGGTGGTGTTGGTAACGgaaatcctccagcctctgttcTCATCATCCGGATCAGAGTTTATTCTAAATTCAGAAGCGCAGTTTCAGGCATCTCAGTGTTGGATCATGGAAAGGACAAAAGCAGTAATGAGACATATGCATAGTCAGAATATAAAACTGCTCCTGTCCAGTGTGAAGCAACCAGACCTGGTTATTTACTGTGCAAGATTAAATAGCATATCGGTGGTGGAGTGCCTATCATCCGAAGAGGTTTCTCTTGTCCAGAGGATCACTGGTCTCCTTCCATGTGATCTATCACAGGTCACCTCACAATGTGAAATTTCGGATACTACTTTGGTGAAATTTTGTAAGCCTCTTATCCTTAGATCCAAAAGGTATGTTCATCTTGGCTTGGTTAGCACATGTGCATTTGTACCTCACTGTATGATCCTTTGTGGGCCGGTTTTGGGTCTTGTTCAACAACACGAGAGTGCTTTTCATGGAGCGTTTAAGATGCTTCGACAGCTATTTTCTGACCTCGATCTAAATTATATACAAACCAAAGACCAGAGTGGCCCAAGTCCTCTTACTTATAGCAATGGCAGAGAAAGCAATGGTAAGTATCAGGACACAAGAGtacaaagccaaaataaattggAAAACACTCAGAcatatttaaaagtatattcaaatTTGGCGGCTTCAGATACAGAACTAAAAACACATATGCCATGGGCGGCACACAAGGAGACGCCAGTAGATACATCTCAAACAGACGAAATACTGAAGTGCTTGTCTCCAGAAAAAAACTGGGTAATTGATGACTCTGAACTGTTGATTGAGAATAATTCCACTGGAGATCCTACAGCAGAAGACACTAGAACCGAAACTTCTCCTGAAAATGTACAGGTCACAAATAATCCTGGAAAAGGGTACACGTTGCCAGTGATATACAAGTCACTGGACACTTGTACCTCCCAGGGTTATTGTTCATCAACTATCCCAGCAGGCTGTGTTCTGCCAGTGGGTGGTAATTTCGAGATCTTGCTCCACTACTATCTTCTCAACTATGCCAGACAATGCCGGCAGTCAGATGAAGCCCTGGTCAGTATGTTAATAGCCAATGCACTTTTAGGCCTCCCGAAAATCCTTTACAAGTctaagaaaggaaaggacagcTTTCCACACCTGTACGTGCGATCTCTGCATGCACTGCAAACCAGTCAGCCCATGGTAAGTGGTCAGTCAGGCTTGGAGCCAGTAGCTGGTAAGTACCAGTTACTAACTTCAGTTCTTCAGTGTTTGATGAAAATACTAACCATTGATTTAATAATCAATATTAAGAGACAACCTCAGAAGATCGGTGACCAAGATTCAGAAGATGAACTCTAA